From Apium graveolens cultivar Ventura chromosome 9, ASM990537v1, whole genome shotgun sequence, the proteins below share one genomic window:
- the LOC141686214 gene encoding uncharacterized protein LOC141686214, whose product MDRSWLKADRRTREFENGVDDLLMFAFENGYNEDKISCPCLKCAHSKSWKARIVKNHLFQNGIDETYTRWIWHGEPNIVESPVLDESDNSVSSNYQFCTRMGEADDDDVLSSDSSDFINHVKGEHEPLYPGCENYTKMKALVKLFNLKVKHGMSDSCFSDVLLLIGSLLPEGNNVPSSFNEAKKTLCALGMGYDKIHACPNNCLLYRGPQDEDETTCRICKASRWKLNKKGEEQEGVPAKVLWYFPLIPRIRNLFNTPAIAKDMTWHETERQQDGKMRHPADSQTWKDVDQKWPDFASESRNLRLALSADGFNPFRGNRTDHSSWPVLLSVYNLPPWLCMKRRYIMLCLLISGPTEPGNDIDVFLQPLIEDLQELWRGKQVYDAYRQESFVLRGILLWTISDYPALGNLSGHVVKGYNACIVCVDKTEATRLVHYRKTVVMRHRRWLPRHHPYRKQKAAFDNSVETGAGPIPLTGEQVFERVQHLRDHVFGKTQRQHKRKKGDARPVWKKLSIFFQLEYWKFLPVRHVLDVMHIEKNICEALLGTLLNIPGKTKDRESVRLDMAEMGIRMELRPKTPGKKEKVPLAAWNLSNAEKKVVCSSFLQMKLPDGFCSNIKNLVNMEKLRLVGMKSHDCHTILHHLLPIAIRSVLHKKVRCTIIRFCLFFKAICSKVIDVDKLENMQSQLVETLCQLEKHFPPSFFDVMIHLSIHLVREVKLCGPIFLRWMYPFERYMKAFKVYVRNAAHPEGCIAEAYVAEEAVERLVNFEEATIGLPKNDRHEQNAISKPLSGATMIKPSKEELHLAHLCVLQNSNHMRQYFEKKIETELLHDHNSIGDDIRWMAEGPNKNVPTFSGYKISGVIYSTKERDNNRQVQCSGVCVVADTLMLSEKFKSVEHTSHTYYGVITSIWELDYNNFRVPIFRCNWVDMNKGVKVDELGYTLVNLNKLGFSNDPFVLGKHVKQVCYIDDTLEKFWSVVLKVPEKNFYDHCDDENEGSVEIELENELQLPVFPNVDELDDENTSYMREEEEWIQLP is encoded by the exons atgGATAGGTCATGGTTAAAAGCTGATAGAAGAACAAGAGAGTTTGAGAATGGAGTGGACGATTTACTTATGTTTGCCTTTGAGAATGGATATAACGAAGACAAAATAAGTTGTCCATGCTTAAAGTGCGCACATAGCAAATCTTGGAAAGCTCGGATTGTTAAAAACCATCTGTTTCAAAATGGTATTGATGAAACGTATACTCGCTGGATATGGCACGGGGAGCCAAATATTGTAGAAAGTCCTGTATTGGATGAAAGTGACAACTCGGTATCTTCTAATTACCAATTCTGCACAAGAATGGGTGAAGCTGACGATGATGATGTTCTTTCTTCAGATTCTTCAGATTTCATCAACCATGTGAAAGGTGAGCATGAACCTCTTTATCCTGGTTGTGAGAATTACACTAAGATGAAAGCTTTGGTTAAGTTATTCAACTTGAAAGTGAAGCATGGTATGTCTGATTCATGTTTTTCTGATGTTCTATTATTGATTGGGTCTTTGCTACCAGAAGGCAACAATGTCCCTTCTTCTTTCAATGAAGCGAAGAAAACCTTATGTGCATTAGGAATGGGTTATGATAAGATACACGCATGCCCGAATAATTGTCTACTATATCGTGGGCCACAAGATGAAGATGAGACTACTTGTCGCATATGTAAGGCCTCTAGATGGAAACTGAATAAGAAAGGAGAAGAACAAGAAGGAGTCCCTGCTAAGGTCTTATGGTATTTCCCCTTGATACCAAGAATAAGAAATTTGTTCAATACACCAGCGATTGCGAAGGACATGACTTGGCATGAGACCGAACGACAACAAGATGGTAAAATGAGGCATCCAGCAGACTCGCAAACATGGAAGGATGTCGATCAAAAGTGGCCTGATTTTGCATCGGAGAGTAGAAACCTCCGGTTAGCTTTATCCGCCGACGGTTTCAATCCTTTTCGTGGAAACCGTACTGATCACTCAAGTTGGCCAGTTTTGCTATCGGTTTACAACCTTCCACCTTGGCTCTGTATGAAAAGAAGGTACATTATGCTTTGCTTGTTAATATCAGGACCGACCGAGCCTGGAAATGATATAGATGTGTTCCTTCAACCACTTATTGAAGATCTGCAGGAGTTGTGGCGCGGGAAACAAGTGTACGACGCATATAGACAAGAGTCTTTCGTACTTAGGGGCATATTATTATGGACAATAAGTGACTATCCGGCCTTGGGGAACTTGTCGGGACATGTAGTTAAAGGATATAATGCTTGTATTGTTTGTGTTGATAAAACAGAGGCTACTAGGCTGGTTCACTATCGGAAGACGGTAGTTATGAGGCATAGGAGGTGGTTGCCTCGTCATCATCCGTATAGAAAGCAAAAGGCAGCTTTTGATAATAGCGTTGAGACAGGTGCTGGTCCTATTCCATTAACTGGTGAGCAGGTTTTTGAAAGAGTACAACATCTAAGGGACCATGTCTTTGGTAAGACACAACGCCAACATAAACGGAAGAAAGGTGATGCTAGACCAGTTTGGAAGAAGTTATCTATCTTCTTTCAACTTGAGTATTGGAAATTTTTGCCAGTTAGGCATGTTCTCGATGTGATGCACatcgagaaaaatatatgtgaggctttacttggaACTTTGCTAAATATTCCCGGAAAGACAAAAGATAGGGAGTCAGTCCGTCTCGATATGGCAGAAATGGGAATAAGAATGGAGCTAAGGCCAAAAACTCCCGGAAAGAAAGAGAAGGTACCTTTGGCTGCATGGAACTTATCAAATGCTGAAAAGAAGGTAGTTTGCTCATCATTTCTTCAAATGAAGTTACCGGATGGATTTTGTTCAAATATCAAGAATCTTGTAAATATGGAAAAACTTCGGCTTGTTGGAATGAAATCTCATGATTGCCACacaatattgcatcatttgcttcCAATTGCGATTCGGTCGGTACTGCACAAAAAAGTCAGGTGCACAATAATAAGGTTTTGCCTTTTCTTCAAGGCAATTTGCAGCAAAGTCATCGATGTAGATAAATTGGAAAATATGCAATCTCAGTTGGTGGAAACATTATGCCAGCTGGAAAAACACTTTCCCCCTTCGTTCTTCGATGTCATGATCCATCTCTCAATTCATCTTGTGAGAGAGGTTAAGCTTTGCGGGCCAATCTTTCTACGTTGGATGTATCCTTTTGAGAGATATATGAAGGCGTTTAAAGTATATGTTCGAAATGCTGCTCATCCCGAAGGTTGTATTGCCGAGGCATATGTTGCCGAAGAGGCCGTTGAACGTTTGGTCAATTTTGAAGAAGCTACCATAGGTTTGCCAAAAAATGATAGGCATGAGCAAAATGCAATAAGCAAACCTTTATCTGGTGCGACAATGATCAAGCCAAGCAAAGAGGAATTGCATCTAGCACACTTATGTGTTCTGCAAAATAGCAATCACATGAGGCAATATTTTGA GAAAAAG ATTGAGACGGAATTGCTCCATGACCATAATAGCATAGGTGATGATATAAGGTGGATGGCAGAAGGGCCTAACAAGAATGTTCCTACGTTTAGTGGTTATAAAATCAGCGGGGTTATTTATAGCACCAAGGAGCGTGATAATAATAGACAAGTACAGTGTAGTGGTGTTTGTGTTGTTGCAGATACATTAATGCTTTCCGAAAAATTTAAATCTGTTGAACATACTTCACATACCTATTATGGAGTTATAACAAGTATATGGGAGCTAGACTATAATAATTTTAGAGTCCCTATATTTCGTTGCAATTGGGTAGATATGAACAAAGGGGTTAAGGTTGATGAGTTGGGATATACATTggttaatttaaataaattaggATTTTCAAATGATCCTTTTGTTCTAGGGAAACATGTTAAGCAAGTTTGCTACATTGATGATACTCTTGAAAAATTTTGGTCTGTGGTGTTGAAAGTCCCGGAAAAGAACTTTTATGACCACTGTGATGATGAAAATGAAGGCTCTGTAGAAATAGAACTTGAGAATGAGCTGCAGTTGCCCGTGTTCCCGAATGTTGATGAACTGGACGATGAAAATACTAGCTATATGCGAGAGGAAGAAGAATGGATTCAACTTCCATAG
- the LOC141682980 gene encoding auxin efflux carrier component 5-like isoform X1, with translation MEGCILIVSKAAVGTYMFCMGIFMAINKKIDENWSIGVPITGILWRFIMGPICWGLACLYLGLDGEVLKAAIIQATLPPSYLSFYYAQEYRLDIDCISHGRHFLEHTYLSIMLKNIDKISIALAMGLYS, from the exons ATGGAGGGATGTATTTTGATTGTGTCGAAAGCAGCCGTGGGCACTTACATGTTTTGCATGG GTATATTCATGGCAATTAATAAAAAGATAGATGAAAATTGGTCGATTGGAGTCCCTATTACCGGCATCCTTTGGAGGTTTATCATGGGACCAATTTGTTGGGGCCTTGCCTGTCTTTATTTAGGATTAGATGGTGAAGTGTTAAAGGCAGCAATAATCCAG GCGACACTTCCTCCATCATACTTATCTTTCTATTATGCTCAAGAATATAGACTAGATATCGATTGCATTAGCCATGG GCGACACTTCCTCGAGCATACTTATCTTTCTATTATGCTCAAGAATATAGACAAGATATCGATTGCATTAGCCATGG GCTTATACTCATGA
- the LOC141686213 gene encoding uncharacterized protein LOC141686213: protein MLAYGIGTDAVDDYVCIGTSTAIECLKKFVTNIILIFESEYLRKPNSNDVQRLIKMGKARGFPGMMGSIDYMHLQWKNCPKAWKGMFMRGHKGVPTILFNVVASSDLWI, encoded by the coding sequence ATGTTGGCATATGGAATTGGAACGGATGCAGTTGATGATTATGTGTGCATTGGTACGTCCACTGCAATTGAATGCTTGAAAAAATTTGTTAccaatattattttaatttttgagaGTGAATATTTGCGAAAGCCAAACTCAAATGATGTACAACGTCTCATAAAAATGGGAAAGGCTCGCGGTTTTCCCGGAATGATGGGGAGTATTGACTACATGCATTTGCAGTGGAAAAATTGCCCTAAAGCATGGAAAGGGATGTTCATGAGGGGTCATAAAGGAGTTCCAACAATATTGTTTAATGTTGTTGCCTCATCGGACCTATGGATATGA
- the LOC141686212 gene encoding uncharacterized protein LOC141686212 has product MGYVRETIPRPQGEKRKLFSKYQEGHRKNVEMTFGVLQSQFAIVHDPTQFWDKEDLAKIMRACIILHNMIVEDERDTYATPFGALPSYDDATYGLPPPNLGEESLASNEMYIGRTIQLCDRQKYCQLQFDLVEHITMFHNND; this is encoded by the coding sequence ATGGGCTACGTTCGTGAAACAATTCCACGCCCACAGGGTGAAAAGAGAAAATTGTTCTCCAAATATCAAGAAGGTCATCGAAAAAACGTAGAAATGACATTTGGCGTGTTGCAATCTCAATTTGCAATTGTACATGATCCAACACAATTTTGGGATAAAGAAGATCTCGCTAAAATAATGAGAGCGTGTATTATACTACATAATATGATTGTTGAGGATGAGAGAGACACATACGCCACTCCCTTTGGCGCTTTACCATCTTACGATGATGCAACATATGGCTTACCGCCTCCAAACTTAGGCGAAGAATCTTTAGCCTCTAATGAAATGTATATCGGAAGGACTATCCAACTTTGTGACAGGCAGAAATATTGTCAACTACAATTCGATCTGGTTGAGCATATCACAATGTTCCATAATAATGATTAA
- the LOC141686215 gene encoding uncharacterized protein LOC141686215, with protein sequence MQKTAKDAWEILQKSFQGVKKVKKVRLQVLRGEFENLKMKTSENIGEFVTRLKAITNEMKRNGESLDDVRVMEKLLHSLTRKFDYVVTSIEESKDLSTISIDELVGSLQAHEQLMNQYDDASHWKRRCKVKYPLVTVLAVAVLYVAEVALEVATEVDEDVEGSLLTEARILKVINHLYECRAPKVEERSHFAAAKEDKDVGTAMFLTYKGDEENKKNVWYLDSGASNHMTGHKDLFTEINETISGEVTFGDSSKIPVKGKGTITIVSKNDEKNLNLLSKTKMVEGFPEINEPENLCEACVKVKQHQQSFPVGKSWRARRSLEIVHTNIAGLFDIPSLGSNRLYNPLTKNLIISRDVEFDESDYWRWSEDERKVADLFFNGDDDDGDNQNIEDDGDDDQTPPPSQNQQTPGLTPSTGGSSSSGGAPRKMRSLDNIYEVTSPVQTTFDYSLFCLMAECDLVTFEEASEESKWNKAMDEEIGAIKKNDTWELTDLLEGHKAIGVKWVYKTKTNEDGEVEIYKARLVAKGYKQRYGIDYDEVFAPVARVDTI encoded by the exons ATGCAAAAAACGGCAAAAGACGCGTGGGAGATTCTGCAAAAATCATTCCAGGGTGTCAAAAAAGTCAAAAAAGTGCGGCTCCAGGTGTTACGCGGGGAGTTCGAGAATTTGAAGATGAAGACTTcagaaaatattggtgaatttgttacgCGTTTGAAAGCCATAACAAATGAAATGAAAAGAAACGGCGAAAGTCTCGATGACGTTCGGGTCATGGAAAAACTCCTCCATTCGCTAACCAGAAAATTTGATTATGTGGTTACTTCTATTGAAGAGTCAAAGGACTTGTCCACAATTTCCATTGATGAGCTGGTTGGTTCACTTCAAGCGCATGAGCAGCTgatgaaccagtatgatgatgCAAGCCATTGGAAAAGGCGTTGCAAAGTAAAGTATCCATTGGTGACAGTTCTGGCGGTAGCAGTTCTGTACGTTGCAGAGGTGGCTTTAGAGGTGGCTACCGAGGTGGACGAGGACGTGGAAGGCAGTCTTTTAACAGAGGCCAGAATTTTGAAGGTTATCAACCATCT TTATGAGTGTAGAGCACCAAAAGTGGAAGAAAGGAGTCACTTTGCTGCAGCAAAAGAAGATAAAGACGTTGGCACTGCTATGTTCCTCACTTATAAAGGAGAtgaggaaaacaagaaaaatgtttggtatcttgactcGGGAGCCAGCAATCATATGACTGGCCATAAAGACTTATTTACGGAGATAAACGAGACCATCAGCGGAGAAGTTACTTTTGGTGACTCGTCAAAAATTCCGGTCAAAGGAAAAGGTACAATTACGATTGTGTCAAAGAATGATGAGAAAAa CTTAAACTTATTGTCAAAGACAAAGATGGTGGAAGGCTTTCCAGAAATCAACGAACCagaaaatttgtgtgaagcatgtgTCAAAGTGAAGCAACATCAACAAAGCTTTCCGGTTGGAAAATCGTGGAGAGCCAGGAGGTCATTGGAGATAGTTCACACAAATATAGCTGGTCTATTTGATATTCCATCACTTGGAAGTAATAG ACTCTATAATCCACTAACGAAGAAtttaatcatttctcgagatgttgagtttGATGAATCTGATTACTGGAGATGGAGCGAGGATGAAAGAAAAGTTGCTGATTTATTTTTCAATGGTGATGACGATGACGGTGATAACCAGAACATTGAAGATGACGGAGATGATGATCAAACTCCTCCACCAagtcaaaatcaacaaacacctGGATTGACACCATCCACGGGAGGAAGCAGCAGTTCAGGGGGAGCACCACGAAAGATGCGGAGTTTGGATAATATCTATGAAGTAACAAGTCCGGTACAAACAACCTTTgattattctttattttgtttaatggctgaATGTGATCTAGTTACATTTGAGGAAGCTTCTGAAGAAAGTAAATGGAACAAagccatggatgaagaaattggtgcaatcaagaaaaatgatACATGGGAGCTCACAGATCTTCTAGAAGGGCACAAAGCAATTGGTGTCAAGTGGGTCTATAAAACCAAGACGAATGAAGATGGAGAAGTGGAGATATACAAGGCGAGGTTGGTGGCTAAAGGTTACAAGCAGAGAtatggcattgactatgatgaggtattcgctccagttgcaagagttgATACCATATGA
- the LOC141682980 gene encoding auxin efflux carrier component 5-like isoform X2: MEGCILIVSKAAVGTYMFCMGIFMAINKKIDENWSIGVPITGILWRFIMGPICWGLACLYLGLDGEVLKAAIIQATLPPSYLSFYYAQEYRLDIDCISHGLILMTWKRN; this comes from the exons ATGGAGGGATGTATTTTGATTGTGTCGAAAGCAGCCGTGGGCACTTACATGTTTTGCATGG GTATATTCATGGCAATTAATAAAAAGATAGATGAAAATTGGTCGATTGGAGTCCCTATTACCGGCATCCTTTGGAGGTTTATCATGGGACCAATTTGTTGGGGCCTTGCCTGTCTTTATTTAGGATTAGATGGTGAAGTGTTAAAGGCAGCAATAATCCAG GCGACACTTCCTCCATCATACTTATCTTTCTATTATGCTCAAGAATATAGACTAGATATCGATTGCATTAGCCATGG GCTTATACTCATGACTTGGAAGCGAAACTGA
- the LOC141686211 gene encoding heat stress transcription factor A-2b-like, which translates to MLQMRTELAHDQGEPYSKLNFLRSIYKRGGVTYTNLQQPEQHVLRDEKSSQHSSDGERLIQEAELEQLESDTDRLRTEIMNIQKEQENADNYLLSVKERLRRTEQKQQQMFISMAKAFQNPLFSEILMQQLRPKEALETAGTSKKQKLIAPQCNKGPAEASYYPIYAKRYK; encoded by the coding sequence ATGCTACAAATGCGGACTGAGTTGGCTCATGATCAGGGAGAACCATATTCAAAACTCAATTTTTTGAGAAGCATCTACAAGAGAGGCGGTGTTACTTATACCAATTTACAGCAACCTGAGCAGCATGTCTTAAGGGATGAAAAGAGTTCACAGCATTCAAGTGATGGAGAGCGCCTTATACAGGAGGCAGAACTCGAACAATTAGAGAGTGATACCGACAGGTTGAGGACTGAAATTATGAATATCCAAAAGGAACAGGAGAATGCAGATAATTATCTGTTATCTGTTAAAGAGAGGCTGAGAAGGACTGAACAGAAGCAACAGCAGATGTTCATTAGCATGGCCAAAGCATTTCAGAACCCCTTATTTAGCGAGATTCTTATGCAGCAGCTCAGGCCGAAAGAAGCACTGGAGACTGCTGGAACTTCAAAGAAACAAAAGCTGATTGCTCCACAGTGCAACAAAGGTCCAGCGGAGGCATCCTATTATCCTATATATGCAAAAAGATATAAATAG